In Fibrobacter sp. UWR3, the DNA window TCGATTTCGGCGCGGTTGCCCTCGGGCCCGTTCTGGATGGTCACATCGAACCGCTTGGGGTTGTTCGGCGACTTTTTCAGATAAACGCTACCCGTCGCAGAGGCATACTCGCCGCTCAGGTCGAGCGCTTCCTGCTGGAATCGGGCCAGTTCCGCACGGCGCACCCAGACGGTACCGAGTTTGCAGTCGATAGGCACGTATGTCGGCGGTTCCTTCGGTTCCTGTTCAACCCAGGTCACCACCTTCTTCTTCTTGGTCTTCGTCTTGACTCGGCCCTTCTTGTCCTTTACCGGACGGCCCTTCCTGTCGGTCACCTCGACGGTCTCCTTGACCCAGCTGACCTTCTGCACCTTGTCCTTGGGGATGGGCAGTTCCTTTATCCAGTCCGACTTGGAAAGCTGGCCTACGGGAGCGGACTCGTCCACATCGTTTTTTACTTTCTTGTAAACGGGAAGGGTTTCTTGTGCGAGCGCGAACGTTACGAACAAAACGGCAATAAAGCAGAAAATTCTTTTCAAATTAATCCTCATGGCACGAAAAATTAACTTTTTTTCAAAAAGTTGTAGTAATTTATCCCATTTTTGGGGGGAATTCTCCCATTTGTTCGTTAATTTGCTAAACTTTTGACATATTAATTACCAAAGGAGAATTCCGAGATGAAAAAGATGATCCTCGCTTCTTGCATTATGGCAGCGGCCGTATTTGCCGCCCCTGATGCAGCAGCAACTGCCGCAAAGGCAGACGTTGCACAAAAGGAACTGGACAAGGCTACAGCCGACAAGGCAGCACCCGCAGCTGAACAGGCAGCACCTGCCGCTGAAGCCGCTGCCCCCGCAGCCGAACAGGCTGCCGAAGCAGCACCTGCCGCCGAACAGGCTGCACCCGCAGCCGAAGCCGCCCCCGCAGCAGAAGCAGCTCCTGCAGAACAAGCTGCCGCTGACGCTTCGACTGATTCGGCAAGCTCAGCAACCGCCGCTCCGGCTGAAGAAGCACCGGCCGCAGACGCAGGCTTCACCGAACCCGCGACTGCCGAAGAAAAGGTCGCAGCCGCCGACGAGCAGAAGCCCGCCAAGAAGAAAAAACGCCGCAAGAGGAAGAAAATGATCCAGAACGCCGTGCTCGAGACCCCGAAGCTCGCGTTCGACATCAATGCTGACTTCGAATTGGAAGCCGGCAAGGTCTTCTGGACCACCGAAGACGACGAAATGAGCGACAACCTTGAAACCTGGAACGGCGAAGCCAACTTTGCCGTGCTCGCCGAAGGCGAAGACTTCAAGGGCAAGATTGCCATAGCGTTCTACCCCGGCGATCTCCGCATGTCCGACGAATCCCTCGACAAGAAGGCCAAGAAGGAAGCCCTCCGCGAAGGTACCGAAAAGGGCACCGACGACTACTTCAGCCTCGACGAAGCCTGGGCATTCCAGGAAACCGACATGTTCAACTTCAAGGTCGGTCGTTGGGACAACACCGACAAGAACGGTGACTACTTCGGTGGCTACATCGACGGTTACCTGACCGGTTTCATGTCTACGCAGGCTTCCGAAAACCAGCTGCAGTTCGGCTTCACCCCGTCCGAGACGATGGATCTGAATATTTCTCTCATCAGCAAGTCCGTCAACCTCAACAAGGGTGACCTCCGCGCCGTGTTCAACTTCCACAACCTCGAAGCCCTCAACAACATGAAGATCCAGCTCGGCTACCGCAGCAACATCTTCGACGTTGTCTACGACTCCGACGCCGAAATCAAGCACAATGTGTCCCTCAAGGCAAACGTCCCCGTGGTCACGAACCTGTTCAACATCTTCGGCGAAGTGGCTCTCATGAACCTGAGTGCCGATGACGACATGGTCATGCCCATCACGGGCGGTGTCTCGATTTCGCTCCCGGTTATCGACCGAATCATCCTCGAAGCCGAATACGTGGGTGACCGCGACGAGCACAAGGAATACCAGGGCTTCGCAGCCAAGCACGTGAAGGACGTTCTCGGTGCAGTCTACGTCGAGAAGGCCTTCACCGACCGCTTCAGCCTCTCTGCCGGCTTCCACAGCTACGGCAGCACGAAGGACTGGATGCTCTCCGGCAACCTCGTCGGCAGAATAAACTAAGAGACCGAGCTCTCCCACCTAAAGGTGGCCATGTACACTAAGCGCTAAAGCGCAAGTGTCCAAAGGTCGCAACCGCCCTCGGTTAACACCCGAGGGCTTTGTTGCTCACGGAGACCGCTCATTCGAAGGTTTGAATTTTGCGGAGCTCGCCGGTTGGGCGGGCTCTTTTTTTTTGGAATCGGAGTGCGGTTCTAGAGTGCGGGGGTGCAGGCGGCCTGGCGTTCGGGCAGGTTCTTCCAGTAACGCACCGGCAGGCAACGCCGGAGCAGTTTCGGATTCTCGCGCTCCTTGATGGCGATGGACTTGTAGTAGTCTTGCCACAGCTGGGTAAAGCCATCGGACTGGATTGCCTTCACGAACGATTCCTCGTCGGGGAGCGTTACCACTTTGCTCTCCCCCACCTTGTCGTGCAGCAGCGCATACTTGCGCTTGGAATCATATATAATCCACTTCTCGAACGCGAACCTGTTACGGAAATGCGGTTCCATCATGAGGAGGATATCGTACTTCGGTTCTATCTTTGATATGTAGAAATTGCCTGGCCCTTTCGAAAAGCGGACCATCCCGAGCATGTTGCCCGCCTCATGGCGCACGGAACCCGCAATCTTGTACAGCGGGAGCATCTCTAGCGATGCGGGGTTCTTGCCGTAGTTCGGGTCATCGCCCGAGAACAGCTTGCGGAGGTAGGCAAAGATTTTCATTTCTATCCCGCGCTCTTCCGAAAGAAACGCAGTTTCTAACAGGGTGAGCACATCCTCGCTCGCATTGTTCACTATGGCTCGGCGCAGGCGCATTGCGGAATCCTCGTTCGTCTCCACGCGAAAATTCTGCAGGAACAAATCAACGGGGGCATCGGTATCGCGATCCGGGACGAAGTTTTCGACATCGAGCCGCTGGGAATAAATTTCGAATATGGCGGAAAGGAAACCGTCAAATGATGAATCGTATGAAATGGAGAGAGTCATAAAAACAATTGATGATTGATAATGGATGATGGATAATTGATGATGCAGGATGTGTAATGTATATTTCGGGATGCGGGATGTTTTTAGTTGGCAGAACTTAGTTGGCAGTAGGCAGTGTTTATCGCGGGCGACTACGCGGAGAGTGCCGCGGGCTGCGGGAAGCTTATCGCAGGCGTCGGCGCAACCGCAGGCGAAGGCAGCGCAATCGGATTGCTGTCGAACAGGTCGAGCTGGCCGGATTTAGGGCGCGGGAGCAACAGCGGGCGAATCATCTCGGGGTATAGCCGCCGGAGCGACGCGGGAATATCGGGATGGTAGATGAAGTACTTCGCGCGTTTCAAGACCACGCCCATCTTCTTCAGGTTCTCGAGCCGTATCTTGCAGTACCGCCGTCCCGAAACAATCAGCCGGGCAGACTTCACGCCGATTCCGGGAACCCGCAACAGCATCTCGTAATCGGCAGTCTGGATATCTATCGGGAACAGTTCCAGGTGCCGTAGCGCCCAGCCCGCCTTCGGGTCCAGATTCAGGTCCAGGTTCGGGTTCTGCTCGTCGAGAATCTCGTTGTACTCGAAGTTGTAAAAACGCATGAGCCAGTCGGCCTGGTAAAGCCGGTGCTCGCGCAGGAGCGGCGGCTTGGTGGTAATCGCGGGCAGGCGCTTGTCAGCGTTTACGGGAACGTAGCCCGAAAAATACACGCGCTTCAGGCGTTGCTGGCGGTAAAAGCCCGCCGAAAGCGTGAGAATCTGGAAATCGCTCTCGCCCGAGGCGCCCACAATCATCTGCGTGCTCTGCCCCGCAGGCAAAAAGTTCGGGGTGTACCTCCCCCGCGCGCCGCCGTACTCGATCTTGCGTTCGGCAAAGTAGTTCATGGGAGCGTACACCGAAGCGTAGTTCTTGTCGGGAGCGAGGTAAGTGAGCGACCTCTCCGAAGGCACCTCGATGTTCACACTCGTGCGGTCTGCATAGAGGCCCGCCTCATGAAGCAACTTCTCGGAGGCGCCCGGAATACTCTTCAGGTGGATGTAGCCCCCGAAACGGTGCACGGTACGCAGTTCCTTCGCGACCTTCACCAGCAGTTCCATCGTGTAGTCGGGCGAGCCCACCACCGCAGAACTCAGGAAGAGCCCCTCGATATAGTTACGGCGGTAGAATTCCAGCGTGAGGTCTATGACTTCCTTCGGGGTGAACGTCGCCCGCGGGATATCGTTGCTCCGGCGGTTCGCGCAGTAGGCGCAGTCGTACTTGCAGGCATTCGAAAGCAGGACCTTCAGTAGCGAAATGCAACGGCCATCGGAAGACCACGTGTGGCAAATACCCGCCGGGCAAGCATCGCCCAGCCCCCTCGGGGGCGCAGAACGCCTAGAGCCGCTCGACGTGCACGAGACATCGTACTTGGCGGCAGCGGAGAGAATATTCAGTTTTTCGCGGACATCCATACTTGCCTTTTTGTTTAGTTGCACCTTTGTTCACTATAAATATAAACAAAACTGCACAAAAAAGCAATAGTCCCGTCATTATTTTTATAAAAAAGCTCTCGCGAACGAGCGGTCTTGTCATCTATGATGGTACGGGTGGTTCTGCATCACCATCTGCACGCGATATAGTTGTTCGGCCATAATCACGCGGGCATGGTCGTGCGTGAACGTGAGCGGAGAGAGCGAAAGCAGCAGGTCCGCAGTCTTTTTTAGGTTCTCGTCGATACCGTAGGCAGAGCCAATAAGGAACACGATATTCCCCGGGAAACGGTCGCGCAGCGTGTCAGAGAGCTTTACCGTATCCATGAGTTTGCCCTCTTCAGACAAAATAACACGGCGGTACTCCGAC includes these proteins:
- a CDS encoding TIGR03915 family putative DNA repair protein, whose protein sequence is MTLSISYDSSFDGFLSAIFEIYSQRLDVENFVPDRDTDAPVDLFLQNFRVETNEDSAMRLRRAIVNNASEDVLTLLETAFLSEERGIEMKIFAYLRKLFSGDDPNYGKNPASLEMLPLYKIAGSVRHEAGNMLGMVRFSKGPGNFYISKIEPKYDILLMMEPHFRNRFAFEKWIIYDSKRKYALLHDKVGESKVVTLPDEESFVKAIQSDGFTQLWQDYYKSIAIKERENPKLLRRCLPVRYWKNLPERQAACTPAL
- a CDS encoding putative DNA modification/repair radical SAM protein, whose translation is MDVREKLNILSAAAKYDVSCTSSGSRRSAPPRGLGDACPAGICHTWSSDGRCISLLKVLLSNACKYDCAYCANRRSNDIPRATFTPKEVIDLTLEFYRRNYIEGLFLSSAVVGSPDYTMELLVKVAKELRTVHRFGGYIHLKSIPGASEKLLHEAGLYADRTSVNIEVPSERSLTYLAPDKNYASVYAPMNYFAERKIEYGGARGRYTPNFLPAGQSTQMIVGASGESDFQILTLSAGFYRQQRLKRVYFSGYVPVNADKRLPAITTKPPLLREHRLYQADWLMRFYNFEYNEILDEQNPNLDLNLDPKAGWALRHLELFPIDIQTADYEMLLRVPGIGVKSARLIVSGRRYCKIRLENLKKMGVVLKRAKYFIYHPDIPASLRRLYPEMIRPLLLPRPKSGQLDLFDSNPIALPSPAVAPTPAISFPQPAALSA
- a CDS encoding 23S rRNA (pseudouridine(1915)-N(3))-methyltransferase RlmH codes for the protein MKWVLAVFGKAGSPFIADEVEKYVKRLRGGMFPLEVVELKESKLDDRVQSLAQEAALFEKKFPKSEYRRVILSEEGKLMDTVKLSDTLRDRFPGNIVFLIGSAYGIDENLKKTADLLLSLSPLTFTHDHARVIMAEQLYRVQMVMQNHPYHHR